One window of the Spea bombifrons isolate aSpeBom1 chromosome 8, aSpeBom1.2.pri, whole genome shotgun sequence genome contains the following:
- the LOC128502806 gene encoding ras-related protein rab7-like, which translates to MFSRKHLKLLLLGNAGVGKSALMNQFVNSRFSNHYRATIGADFFTKELRMDDQLVTVQIWDTAGTERFQSLGAALYRGTDCCLLVFDVASPSSFQAVETWHKEFLVQAEPLNADRFPFVVLANKTDLEERQVSPRQAQDWCKTCSAEYFETSAKEAVNVEEAFLAAVRLALNQHQEPEPKQNAVILPTQEGSKPRGKCDC; encoded by the exons ATGTTCTCCAGAAAACATCTAAAACTTCTACTTCTTGGGAACGCGGG ggtGGGGAAATCTGCCCTGATGAACCAGTTTGTAAATAGTCGTTTCAGCAACCACTACAGGGCAACGATCGGGGCCGACTTTTTCACCAAGGAATTGCGGATGGACGACCAGCTGGTGACCGTACAG ATCTGGGATACGGCCGGCACCGAACGCTTTCAGTCTCTGGGGGCGGCTTTGTATAGAGGGACGGACTGTTGCCTGCTGGTTTTCGACGTCGCCTCTCCTAGTTCCTTTCAAGCGGTTGAAACCTGGCATAAAGAATTCCTAGTGCAAGCAGAGCCTCTCAATGCTGATCGATTCCCCTTCGTGGTGCTCGCCAACAAGACCGACTTGGAGGAACGGCAG GTCTCCCCGCGACAGGCGCAGGACTGGTGCAAAACATGCAGCGCTGAGTATTTTGAAACCAGTGCCAAGGAAGCAGTGAATGTGGAGGAGGCGTTCCTGGCAGCCGTCAGACTAGCCCTGAACCAA CACCAGGAGCCGGAGCCGAAGCAGAACGCTGTGATTCTACCGACGCAAGAGGGCAGTAAACCCAGAGGAAAGTGTGACTGTTAA
- the EMD gene encoding emerin → MDEYKRMSDGELIEVLRKYNIPHGPVVGTTRKLYEKKVYEYERKKGRFPPSFGSYDSRPQFRNTDYEDDNDIYQEETITRTVGYPQAYQRELQQGEFLPASIPGALLFARS, encoded by the exons ATGGATGAATACAAGCGCATGTCGGACGGAGAGCTTATTGAGGTTTTACGGAAGTACAACATCCCACACGGCCCTGTTGTGG GTACAACCAGAAAACTATATGAAAAGAAAGTTTACGAATATGAACGCAAAAAGGGTAGATTTCCGCCCTCGTTTG GCTCCTATGACAGTAGGCCACAGTTCAGAAACACGGACTATGAAGATGACAATG ACATCTACCAGGAAGAAACCATCACCCGGACTGTTGGATATCCGCAAGCATATCAGAGA GAGTTACAGCAAGGAGAATTCTTACCAGCAAGTATCCCAGGTGCGTTACTCTTCGCAAGGAGTTGA